A section of the Chiloscyllium plagiosum isolate BGI_BamShark_2017 chromosome 4, ASM401019v2, whole genome shotgun sequence genome encodes:
- the neto1l gene encoding neuropilin and tolloid-like protein 1 isoform X4 yields MVHGYQHGLFHVVSSLILLGLCVSTKKTSDKPTSSKSVQCGSWIKNPDGGFFTSPNYPNKYPPDRECIYIIEAAPRQSIELYFDEKYSIEPSWECKFDHIEVRDGPFGFSTEIGRYCGQNIPPFITSSGRYLWIKFVADGELESIGFLARYNFIPDLLEIS; encoded by the exons ATGGTCCATGGGTATCAGCACGGATTGTTCCACG TTGTATCAAGTCTCATCCTGCTAGGACTCTGTGTGTCAACAAAAAAGACATCAG ACAAACCAACCTCTTCAAAATCAGTGCAATGTGGCTCTTGGATCAAGAATCCAGATGGTGGCTTCTTCACATCTCCCAATTATCCAAACAAGTACCCTCCTGACAGAGAGTGCATATATATCATTGAAG CTGCACCAAGACAAAGCATTGAACTTTACTTTGATGAAAAGTACTCCATTGAACCTTCCTGGGAATGCAAATTTGACCATATCGAGGTGCGGGATGGACCTTTTGGATTTTCTACTGAGATTGGACGTTACTGTGGTCAAAATATTCCACCTTTTATAACATCATCGGGTAGATATTTATGGATTAAATTTGTTGCTGATGGTGAGCTCGAATCTATTGGATTTCTGGCAAGATACAACTTTATACCAG